A genomic segment from Paraburkholderia hayleyella encodes:
- a CDS encoding nucleoid-associated protein, with the protein MLDVSSARVTHCVVHRVGNRLREEGCEFSQQEVRGTAELHGTLLRHYLTPLAKSGEDFEFYHESDISLNSVKQFSTRILVDVGNFLNVSQNIAKHLYSISTHPSIAEGEFIVILFQDVRIDGASHAALGLYKIEQRETFLDIERSNDSINLIELNGIPVTSIQKGALIVGGDVGVFVKESGSQQTKYWAELFLKARPRQTRKSTSKLAAEFVKQVCSRIDVEAGMSLRRDLVDIFSANETINYRDVEEVSERYLDRNEVSRLTQQLEDHAGFSALSESTVDSALLSRQARSVLRQYPLGDGIGLTIANPKARLDKCSVSKTKNGYRAIIDIELGE; encoded by the coding sequence ATGCTTGATGTTAGTTCAGCAAGGGTCACGCACTGCGTGGTCCATCGAGTAGGAAATCGCTTGCGGGAAGAAGGCTGTGAATTCTCACAGCAGGAAGTGCGCGGGACTGCGGAATTGCACGGCACGTTACTTAGACACTATCTCACACCACTTGCAAAATCAGGTGAAGACTTTGAGTTTTATCACGAGTCTGATATCAGCTTGAATTCTGTAAAGCAGTTCTCCACGCGAATACTAGTTGACGTTGGAAATTTTTTGAACGTCAGCCAGAACATTGCCAAGCACCTCTATTCGATTTCAACGCACCCAAGCATTGCGGAGGGTGAATTCATCGTAATTCTTTTCCAGGATGTGCGAATTGACGGCGCATCACATGCGGCACTTGGGCTTTATAAGATTGAGCAACGTGAGACATTTTTGGATATAGAAAGATCAAATGATTCCATAAATCTCATAGAACTGAACGGAATTCCAGTAACCAGCATCCAGAAAGGCGCTCTGATTGTTGGGGGAGACGTTGGTGTCTTCGTCAAAGAATCAGGCAGTCAGCAAACAAAATACTGGGCAGAGCTTTTTCTGAAAGCGAGGCCAAGGCAAACCAGAAAATCGACGTCCAAGCTAGCCGCAGAATTTGTTAAACAAGTCTGTTCAAGGATTGACGTGGAGGCCGGAATGTCGCTACGTCGAGATTTGGTCGACATTTTTTCCGCCAATGAAACGATCAATTATCGAGACGTAGAAGAAGTCTCTGAGAGATATTTAGATCGCAATGAAGTGAGTAGGCTGACGCAGCAGCTTGAGGATCATGCCGGCTTTTCGGCGTTGTCAGAAAGCACAGTAGATTCAGCGCTTCTCAGTCGTCAAGCCAGAAGCGTGCTCCGCCAATACCCACTAGGTGACGGGATTGGCCTAACCATCGCTAACCCCAAGGCTCGCTTGGACAAATGCTCGGTGAGTAAGACGAAGAATGGCTATCGGGCCATTATTGATATCGAACTTGGAGAAT